The Desulfatibacillum aliphaticivorans DSM 15576 nucleotide sequence AGGATATGGAGATTGACAGGACCTCCCTGCGGATCGCCCTGAAGCATTTGGAATCCATGGGGGTGTTGGACATCCGCCAGGGGGACGGCATTTATGTAAAGGATTACACCCACCACGCCGGGCCTGATTTTTTGCAACTGGTGGTGGAGTCGGACGACTTGACCGCCCCGGACTCGGTGGTGGACGATTATCTGATGGACGAGATGTGGGAATTCTGGGGGGCCTATTTCCCGGTCTTGTTAAAGATGTCCTCTAAAAAGGCGTCTCCCCGGGATATGCGGGACCTCATGGCCTTGCTGGACGAGGAACTGGAGCATGTGCACGACAGGGATAAAATTGTGGAACTGGACCTGTTGGCAGAAGAGCGGATCGCCCGGGCCACCGGCAATATGGTGATCATGCTTTACTCCAACGCCTCACGCACCATCCGCCGCAACATGGTCAAGGCCTTTTACGACCGGGTGGACGATGACACCGTGCGGCTTCATGTGGAAATCAAACGGGCTTTGGTTAAGGACTGGGCTTCGGGCGCCATGACCGCTGAGCAGCTGGCCGATCATTACGCCCAGGTTTTGGAAGCGCATCGCGCGGCCATTAAAAAGACCAGAAGCAGCAACGGCGCCGCCGAAGCCATGCTGGAGGAATACAAGGACGCCCTGGACAAGACGGGCTTCATTTAAAAGGAGGGACCATGCCGCGCAGGAAGATGGAAATGGAGGATCTATCTCCCTTGGGTGTGTACAAGGAGGGGATGGAATGGAACCCGCTGGAAAAAGTCATATTCGAACGCCGCAGCATCCGGGCTTTTAAAAAAGAGCCTTTGCCCGACTCCATGATTCGCCGGATTCTTGAAGCCGGGCGTTTTGCGCCGTCCGCAGGCAACCAGCAGCCGTGGAAGTTCGCGGTGGTTAATAACCCGGAAATCCTGGCCGAGATGGAGGCGGACGCCGTCAAGATGGCCAAAATCATGATGTTCTTTCTGGATAACTCCCGAAGCGAGTTCCGCAGGAAATACACTTCGTGGTACACCCGTCTCATGATCCGCCTTAAGCCCAACGAACTGCACCCTGTGCCGTTCTCCCTGCTCAAGCTCATTGCTGACGGCAAAACGGGCGTGTTTCACGGCGCGCCAACCCTGATTTTACTGTTCCAGGACAAACGGGGAGTGTCATGCCCTCCCCTTGACATGGGCGTTTGCGGGGAGCACATGGTGCTGACGGCCCACTCCATGGGCGCGGGCGCGTGCTGGATCGGGCTTGTCAAACTCCTGTTTTACTATCCCAAATGGCGGAAGTTTTTCGACCTCAAATGGCCTTACGAATGCAATGAGTGCATTGCTCTTGGCTGGCCCAAGGGGGATTACGACGGCGAGGTCAAACGGGAAATGCAGTTGGTGACCTGGTACGAAGGGGGCATGGACGAGCCTCCCAGAGTCGAAAGGCAGGGAGGGTGACATGAAAAAACTTAGCGCGCTTGACCGGTTTAACATCCCGGATTATTTCGACCCCAAACAGCTTGTGACCGCAAATCTGGACTTCTCCGATGAAAAATGCGTGCGGTGCCGGCTGTGCACCGTCATTTGTCCGGGGCGGTCCATTGTCATGGACCGGGGCGCAAAGGGAAAGAAAAAGCCCCTGCCTTACCTGGAGGAAATCGTGCCGGACATCACCGGCTGCATTGGGTGCGGCTGCTGTGCGGCGGCCTGTCCGGAAGGGGCGATTGCCGTTACGTCGGCCTTCTTGCCCACCAAATTCTACTTGCACCTGCACCAGACTGCGGACATGAGCTTCCCGAAAAAATATTGAGAAGGCGGGCGTTGTCGAAGCGCTATCCAGCCTGCGATTTATGAATTATTTATTTATGTAGATATTATGGGTAATACGGGCGGCGATTCAGGCCAAGGGGGTTGACCCGCTCCTTGAAACCGTGGGTTAAGTAA carries:
- a CDS encoding nitroreductase family protein, which encodes MPRRKMEMEDLSPLGVYKEGMEWNPLEKVIFERRSIRAFKKEPLPDSMIRRILEAGRFAPSAGNQQPWKFAVVNNPEILAEMEADAVKMAKIMMFFLDNSRSEFRRKYTSWYTRLMIRLKPNELHPVPFSLLKLIADGKTGVFHGAPTLILLFQDKRGVSCPPLDMGVCGEHMVLTAHSMGAGACWIGLVKLLFYYPKWRKFFDLKWPYECNECIALGWPKGDYDGEVKREMQLVTWYEGGMDEPPRVERQGG
- a CDS encoding 4Fe-4S dicluster domain-containing protein, which gives rise to MKKLSALDRFNIPDYFDPKQLVTANLDFSDEKCVRCRLCTVICPGRSIVMDRGAKGKKKPLPYLEEIVPDITGCIGCGCCAAACPEGAIAVTSAFLPTKFYLHLHQTADMSFPKKY
- a CDS encoding FadR/GntR family transcriptional regulator, whose product is MNQLAKDIFTRRLHAGDKLPSERQLSQDMEIDRTSLRIALKHLESMGVLDIRQGDGIYVKDYTHHAGPDFLQLVVESDDLTAPDSVVDDYLMDEMWEFWGAYFPVLLKMSSKKASPRDMRDLMALLDEELEHVHDRDKIVELDLLAEERIARATGNMVIMLYSNASRTIRRNMVKAFYDRVDDDTVRLHVEIKRALVKDWASGAMTAEQLADHYAQVLEAHRAAIKKTRSSNGAAEAMLEEYKDALDKTGFI